From Poecile atricapillus isolate bPoeAtr1 chromosome Z, bPoeAtr1.hap1, whole genome shotgun sequence, one genomic window encodes:
- the LOC131572616 gene encoding serine/threonine-protein kinase PAK 3-like — MRLEEEDSEELAVNEILAMRDNRNPNIVTYLDSYLVDEELWLAMEFMDGGTLFDVLRAVYLEEGQIGAVCRECLQGLHFLHSRRVIHRDIKSSNVLMGTDGSVKLADFGLCARLSPECSRCDSSVGTPSWMAPEVVRGEAYGPKVDIWSLGITGLEMVEGEAPYQREPKFRVFELIERNGPPKLQNPRHHSALLRDFLCCCLQADQDRCWSAQELLQHPFVTSGQPASSLAALIVSAKQVQEDWRGEACA; from the exons ATGAGGCTGGAAGAGGAGGATTCTGAGGAGCTGGCTGTCAATGAAATCCTGGCCATGAGGGACAACAGGAATCCCAATATTGTTACCTACTTAGACAG CTACCTGGTCGACGAGGAACTCTGGCTGGCAATGGAATTCATGGACGGCGGCACGTTGTTTGATGTACTCAGGGCAGTGTACCTGGAGGAAGGACAGATAGGCGCTGTCTGTCGGGAG TGCCTGCAAGGACTGCATTTCCTTCATTCGCGCCGAGTCATCCACAGAGACATCAAAAGCAGCAACGTTCTTATGGGCACAGACGGATCAGTCAAATTGG CTGACTTTGGTCTCTGTGCTCGGCTCAGCCCTGAGTGCAGCAGGTGCGACTCCAGCGTTGGCACTCCCAGCTGGATGGCACCGGAAGTCGTGAGAGGAGAAGCCTACGGCCCCAAAGTGGACATCTGGTCCCTGGGGATCACGGGGCTGGAGATGGTGGAAGGGGAAGCTCCTTACCAGAGGGAGCCCAAGTTCAGG GTTTTTGAACTGATCGAAAGGAACGGCCCCCCAAAACTGCAAAACCCCAGGCACCACTCGGCTCTCCTGCGCgactttctgtgctgctgcctgcaggcgGACCAAGACAGGTGCTGGTCTGcccaggagctcctgcag CATCCATTTGTGACCTCAGGCCAGCCCgcctccagcctggctgctctcaTCGTCTCAGCCAAGCAAGTGCAGGAAGACTGGAGAGGAGAGGCTTGCGCCTGA